One Lutra lutra chromosome 18, mLutLut1.2, whole genome shotgun sequence genomic window carries:
- the NTHL1 gene encoding endonuclease III-like protein 1 isoform X9, giving the protein MRSGKDAPVDQLGAEHCYDPSAPPKVRRYQVLLSLMLSSQTKDQVTAGAMQRLRARGLTVDSVLQTDDSTLGALIYPVGFWRSKVKFIKQTSAILQQRYGGDIPSSVAELVALPGVGPKMAHLAMAVAWGAVSGIGFGAGKTRAPGLGLASTPCEEPVLSPAAVDTHVHRIANRLGWTKTATKSPEKTRAALEAWLPRCGRVGAGGAALSLPPPLTSHLHRELWSEINGLLVGFGQQTCLPVHPRCQACLNRSLCPAARSLGGP; this is encoded by the exons ATGAGGAGCGGGAAGGACGCACCTGTGGACCAGCTGGGTGCTGAGCACTGCTATGACCCCAGTGCACCCCCAAAG GTGCGGAGATACCAGGTACTGCTGTCCCTGATGCTCTCCAGCCAAACCAAAGACCAGGTGACAGCAGGCGCCATGCAGCGGCTGCGAGCTCGGGGCCTGACGGTGGACAGCGTCCTGCAGACGGATGACAGCACGCTGGGCGCACTCATCTATCCCGTAGGCTTCTGGAGG AGCAAGGTGAAGTTCATCAAGCAGACCAGTGCCATCTTGCAGCAGCGTTATGGCGGGGACATCCCATcttcagtggcagagctggtggCACTGCCAGGCGTTGGGCCCAAGATGGCGCACTTGGCTATGGCGGTGGCCTGGGGCGCCGTATCTGGCATCG GGTTTGGAGCGGGGAAGACTCGGGCTCCAGGCCTGGGTCTGGCCAGCACGCCCTGTGAAGAGCCGGTCCTGTCTCCTGCAGCGGTGGACACGCACGTGCACAGAATCGCCAACAGACTCGGGTGGACCAAGACGGCGACCAAGTCCCCAGAGAAGACCCGTGCGGCGCTGGAGGCCTGGCTGCCCCGGTgcggcagggtgggggctggcggggctgccctcagcctccctcccccactgaccTCTCACCTTCACAGGGAGCTTTGGAGTGAGATCAACGGACTGTTGGTGGGCTTCGGCCAGCAGACATGTCTGCCCGTCCACCCGCGTTGCCAGGCCTGCCTCAACCGAAGCCTGTGCCCAGCTGCACGGAGCCTCGGTGGGCCGTGA
- the NTHL1 gene encoding endonuclease III-like protein 1 isoform X5, with protein sequence MCSAQKFVMRMAGVRMVTRSRSRSRGSGAGPRGAGEEATPVRKGEANAGLQDPGCAGPREGKKSHGLAKRQRKTQKLSVAYEASDDEKGEGAKPPEAPGWEPPDWQQQLVNIRTMRSGKDAPVDQLGAEHCYDPSAPPKVRRYQVLLSLMLSSQTKDQVTAGAMQRLRARGLTVDSVLQTDDSTLGALIYPVGFWRSKVKFIKQTSAILQQRYGGDIPSSVAELVALPGVGPKMAHLAMAVAWGAVSGIAVDTHVHRIANRLGWTKTATKSPEKTRAALEAWLPRELWSEINGLLVGFGQQTCLPVHPRCQACLNRSLCPAARSLGGP encoded by the exons ATGTGTAGTGCACAGAAGTTTGTCATGCGCATGGCTGGCGTGAGGATGGTGACCCGaagccggagccggagccggggCTCGGGGGCCGggccgcggggggcgggggaggaggccACGCCGGTGCGGAAGGGAGAGGCGAATGCAG GCCTCCAGGATCCAGGGTGTGCAGGACCCCGGG aaggaaagaaaagccatgGTCTCGCAAAGCGCCAGCGGAAGACGCAGAAACTGAGTGTCGCCTATGAAGCCTCAGATGATGAGAAAGGAGAAGGCGCCAAACCCCCAGAGGCACCAGGCTGGGAGCCCCCAGACTGGCAGCAGCAGCTGGTGAACATCCGCACCATGAGGAGCGGGAAGGACGCACCTGTGGACCAGCTGGGTGCTGAGCACTGCTATGACCCCAGTGCACCCCCAAAG GTGCGGAGATACCAGGTACTGCTGTCCCTGATGCTCTCCAGCCAAACCAAAGACCAGGTGACAGCAGGCGCCATGCAGCGGCTGCGAGCTCGGGGCCTGACGGTGGACAGCGTCCTGCAGACGGATGACAGCACGCTGGGCGCACTCATCTATCCCGTAGGCTTCTGGAGG AGCAAGGTGAAGTTCATCAAGCAGACCAGTGCCATCTTGCAGCAGCGTTATGGCGGGGACATCCCATcttcagtggcagagctggtggCACTGCCAGGCGTTGGGCCCAAGATGGCGCACTTGGCTATGGCGGTGGCCTGGGGCGCCGTATCTGGCATCG CGGTGGACACGCACGTGCACAGAATCGCCAACAGACTCGGGTGGACCAAGACGGCGACCAAGTCCCCAGAGAAGACCCGTGCGGCGCTGGAGGCCTGGCTGCCCCG GGAGCTTTGGAGTGAGATCAACGGACTGTTGGTGGGCTTCGGCCAGCAGACATGTCTGCCCGTCCACCCGCGTTGCCAGGCCTGCCTCAACCGAAGCCTGTGCCCAGCTGCACGGAGCCTCGGTGGGCCGTGA
- the NTHL1 gene encoding endonuclease III-like protein 1 isoform X1, producing the protein MCSAQKFVMRMAGVRMVTRSRSRSRGSGAGPRGAGEEATPVRKGEANAGLQDPGCAGPREGKKSHGLAKRQRKTQKLSVAYEASDDEKGEGAKPPEAPGWEPPDWQQQLVNIRTMRSGKDAPVDQLGAEHCYDPSAPPKVRRYQVLLSLMLSSQTKDQVTAGAMQRLRARGLTVDSVLQTDDSTLGALIYPVGFWRSKVKFIKQTSAILQQRYGGDIPSSVAELVALPGVGPKMAHLAMAVAWGAVSGIGFGAGKTRAPGLGLASTPCEEPVLSPAAVDTHVHRIANRLGWTKTATKSPEKTRAALEAWLPRCGRVGAGGAALSLPPPLTSHLHRELWSEINGLLVGFGQQTCLPVHPRCQACLNRSLCPAARSLGGP; encoded by the exons ATGTGTAGTGCACAGAAGTTTGTCATGCGCATGGCTGGCGTGAGGATGGTGACCCGaagccggagccggagccggggCTCGGGGGCCGggccgcggggggcgggggaggaggccACGCCGGTGCGGAAGGGAGAGGCGAATGCAG GCCTCCAGGATCCAGGGTGTGCAGGACCCCGGG aaggaaagaaaagccatgGTCTCGCAAAGCGCCAGCGGAAGACGCAGAAACTGAGTGTCGCCTATGAAGCCTCAGATGATGAGAAAGGAGAAGGCGCCAAACCCCCAGAGGCACCAGGCTGGGAGCCCCCAGACTGGCAGCAGCAGCTGGTGAACATCCGCACCATGAGGAGCGGGAAGGACGCACCTGTGGACCAGCTGGGTGCTGAGCACTGCTATGACCCCAGTGCACCCCCAAAG GTGCGGAGATACCAGGTACTGCTGTCCCTGATGCTCTCCAGCCAAACCAAAGACCAGGTGACAGCAGGCGCCATGCAGCGGCTGCGAGCTCGGGGCCTGACGGTGGACAGCGTCCTGCAGACGGATGACAGCACGCTGGGCGCACTCATCTATCCCGTAGGCTTCTGGAGG AGCAAGGTGAAGTTCATCAAGCAGACCAGTGCCATCTTGCAGCAGCGTTATGGCGGGGACATCCCATcttcagtggcagagctggtggCACTGCCAGGCGTTGGGCCCAAGATGGCGCACTTGGCTATGGCGGTGGCCTGGGGCGCCGTATCTGGCATCG GGTTTGGAGCGGGGAAGACTCGGGCTCCAGGCCTGGGTCTGGCCAGCACGCCCTGTGAAGAGCCGGTCCTGTCTCCTGCAGCGGTGGACACGCACGTGCACAGAATCGCCAACAGACTCGGGTGGACCAAGACGGCGACCAAGTCCCCAGAGAAGACCCGTGCGGCGCTGGAGGCCTGGCTGCCCCGGTgcggcagggtgggggctggcggggctgccctcagcctccctcccccactgaccTCTCACCTTCACAGGGAGCTTTGGAGTGAGATCAACGGACTGTTGGTGGGCTTCGGCCAGCAGACATGTCTGCCCGTCCACCCGCGTTGCCAGGCCTGCCTCAACCGAAGCCTGTGCCCAGCTGCACGGAGCCTCGGTGGGCCGTGA
- the NTHL1 gene encoding endonuclease III-like protein 1 isoform X8, protein MCSAQKFVMRMAGVRMVTRSRSRSRGSGAGPRGAGEEATPVRKGEANAGLQDPGCAGPREGKKSHGLAKRQRKTQKLSVAYEASDDEKGEGAKPPEAPGWEPPDWQQQLVNIRTMRSGKDAPVDQLGAEHCYDPSAPPKVRRYQVLLSLMLSSQTKDQVTAGAMQRLRARGLTVDSVLQTDDSTLGALIYPVGFWRSKVKFIKQTSAILQQRYGGDIPSSVAELVALPGVGPKMAHLAMAVAWGAVSGIGSFGVRSTDCWWASASRHVCPSTRVARPASTEACAQLHGASVGREAWAWTPCTSRP, encoded by the exons ATGTGTAGTGCACAGAAGTTTGTCATGCGCATGGCTGGCGTGAGGATGGTGACCCGaagccggagccggagccggggCTCGGGGGCCGggccgcggggggcgggggaggaggccACGCCGGTGCGGAAGGGAGAGGCGAATGCAG GCCTCCAGGATCCAGGGTGTGCAGGACCCCGGG aaggaaagaaaagccatgGTCTCGCAAAGCGCCAGCGGAAGACGCAGAAACTGAGTGTCGCCTATGAAGCCTCAGATGATGAGAAAGGAGAAGGCGCCAAACCCCCAGAGGCACCAGGCTGGGAGCCCCCAGACTGGCAGCAGCAGCTGGTGAACATCCGCACCATGAGGAGCGGGAAGGACGCACCTGTGGACCAGCTGGGTGCTGAGCACTGCTATGACCCCAGTGCACCCCCAAAG GTGCGGAGATACCAGGTACTGCTGTCCCTGATGCTCTCCAGCCAAACCAAAGACCAGGTGACAGCAGGCGCCATGCAGCGGCTGCGAGCTCGGGGCCTGACGGTGGACAGCGTCCTGCAGACGGATGACAGCACGCTGGGCGCACTCATCTATCCCGTAGGCTTCTGGAGG AGCAAGGTGAAGTTCATCAAGCAGACCAGTGCCATCTTGCAGCAGCGTTATGGCGGGGACATCCCATcttcagtggcagagctggtggCACTGCCAGGCGTTGGGCCCAAGATGGCGCACTTGGCTATGGCGGTGGCCTGGGGCGCCGTATCTGGCATCG GGAGCTTTGGAGTGAGATCAACGGACTGTTGGTGGGCTTCGGCCAGCAGACATGTCTGCCCGTCCACCCGCGTTGCCAGGCCTGCCTCAACCGAAGCCTGTGCCCAGCTGCACGGAGCCTCGGTGGGCCGTGAAGCCTGGGCCTGGACGCCATGCACCAGCCGACCGTGA
- the NTHL1 gene encoding endonuclease III-like protein 1 isoform X6, whose product MVDEGKKSHGLAKRQRKTQKLSVAYEASDDEKGEGAKPPEAPGWEPPDWQQQLVNIRTMRSGKDAPVDQLGAEHCYDPSAPPKVRRYQVLLSLMLSSQTKDQVTAGAMQRLRARGLTVDSVLQTDDSTLGALIYPVGFWRSKVKFIKQTSAILQQRYGGDIPSSVAELVALPGVGPKMAHLAMAVAWGAVSGIGFGAGKTRAPGLGLASTPCEEPVLSPAAVDTHVHRIANRLGWTKTATKSPEKTRAALEAWLPRCGRVGAGGAALSLPPPLTSHLHRELWSEINGLLVGFGQQTCLPVHPRCQACLNRSLCPAARSLGGP is encoded by the exons ATGGTGGATG aaggaaagaaaagccatgGTCTCGCAAAGCGCCAGCGGAAGACGCAGAAACTGAGTGTCGCCTATGAAGCCTCAGATGATGAGAAAGGAGAAGGCGCCAAACCCCCAGAGGCACCAGGCTGGGAGCCCCCAGACTGGCAGCAGCAGCTGGTGAACATCCGCACCATGAGGAGCGGGAAGGACGCACCTGTGGACCAGCTGGGTGCTGAGCACTGCTATGACCCCAGTGCACCCCCAAAG GTGCGGAGATACCAGGTACTGCTGTCCCTGATGCTCTCCAGCCAAACCAAAGACCAGGTGACAGCAGGCGCCATGCAGCGGCTGCGAGCTCGGGGCCTGACGGTGGACAGCGTCCTGCAGACGGATGACAGCACGCTGGGCGCACTCATCTATCCCGTAGGCTTCTGGAGG AGCAAGGTGAAGTTCATCAAGCAGACCAGTGCCATCTTGCAGCAGCGTTATGGCGGGGACATCCCATcttcagtggcagagctggtggCACTGCCAGGCGTTGGGCCCAAGATGGCGCACTTGGCTATGGCGGTGGCCTGGGGCGCCGTATCTGGCATCG GGTTTGGAGCGGGGAAGACTCGGGCTCCAGGCCTGGGTCTGGCCAGCACGCCCTGTGAAGAGCCGGTCCTGTCTCCTGCAGCGGTGGACACGCACGTGCACAGAATCGCCAACAGACTCGGGTGGACCAAGACGGCGACCAAGTCCCCAGAGAAGACCCGTGCGGCGCTGGAGGCCTGGCTGCCCCGGTgcggcagggtgggggctggcggggctgccctcagcctccctcccccactgaccTCTCACCTTCACAGGGAGCTTTGGAGTGAGATCAACGGACTGTTGGTGGGCTTCGGCCAGCAGACATGTCTGCCCGTCCACCCGCGTTGCCAGGCCTGCCTCAACCGAAGCCTGTGCCCAGCTGCACGGAGCCTCGGTGGGCCGTGA
- the NTHL1 gene encoding endonuclease III-like protein 1 isoform X4, which yields MCSAQKFVMRMAGVRMVTRSRSRSRGSGAGPRGAGEEATPVRKGEANAGLQDPGCAGPREGKKSHGLAKRQRKTQKLSVAYEASDDEKGEGAKPPEAPGWEPPDWQQQLVNIRTMRSGKDAPVDQLGAEHCYDPSAPPKVRRYQVLLSLMLSSQTKDQVTAGAMQRLRARGLTVDSVLQTDDSTLGALIYPVGFWRSKVKFIKQTSAILQQRYGGDIPSSVAELVALPGVGPKMAHLAMAVAWGAVSGIAVDTHVHRIANRLGWTKTATKSPEKTRAALEAWLPRCGRVGAGGAALSLPPPLTSHLHRELWSEINGLLVGFGQQTCLPVHPRCQACLNRSLCPAARSLGGP from the exons ATGTGTAGTGCACAGAAGTTTGTCATGCGCATGGCTGGCGTGAGGATGGTGACCCGaagccggagccggagccggggCTCGGGGGCCGggccgcggggggcgggggaggaggccACGCCGGTGCGGAAGGGAGAGGCGAATGCAG GCCTCCAGGATCCAGGGTGTGCAGGACCCCGGG aaggaaagaaaagccatgGTCTCGCAAAGCGCCAGCGGAAGACGCAGAAACTGAGTGTCGCCTATGAAGCCTCAGATGATGAGAAAGGAGAAGGCGCCAAACCCCCAGAGGCACCAGGCTGGGAGCCCCCAGACTGGCAGCAGCAGCTGGTGAACATCCGCACCATGAGGAGCGGGAAGGACGCACCTGTGGACCAGCTGGGTGCTGAGCACTGCTATGACCCCAGTGCACCCCCAAAG GTGCGGAGATACCAGGTACTGCTGTCCCTGATGCTCTCCAGCCAAACCAAAGACCAGGTGACAGCAGGCGCCATGCAGCGGCTGCGAGCTCGGGGCCTGACGGTGGACAGCGTCCTGCAGACGGATGACAGCACGCTGGGCGCACTCATCTATCCCGTAGGCTTCTGGAGG AGCAAGGTGAAGTTCATCAAGCAGACCAGTGCCATCTTGCAGCAGCGTTATGGCGGGGACATCCCATcttcagtggcagagctggtggCACTGCCAGGCGTTGGGCCCAAGATGGCGCACTTGGCTATGGCGGTGGCCTGGGGCGCCGTATCTGGCATCG CGGTGGACACGCACGTGCACAGAATCGCCAACAGACTCGGGTGGACCAAGACGGCGACCAAGTCCCCAGAGAAGACCCGTGCGGCGCTGGAGGCCTGGCTGCCCCGGTgcggcagggtgggggctggcggggctgccctcagcctccctcccccactgaccTCTCACCTTCACAGGGAGCTTTGGAGTGAGATCAACGGACTGTTGGTGGGCTTCGGCCAGCAGACATGTCTGCCCGTCCACCCGCGTTGCCAGGCCTGCCTCAACCGAAGCCTGTGCCCAGCTGCACGGAGCCTCGGTGGGCCGTGA
- the NTHL1 gene encoding endonuclease III-like protein 1 isoform X2 — translation MCSAQKFVMRMAGVRMVTRSRSRSRGSGAGPRGAGEEATPVRKGEANAEGKKSHGLAKRQRKTQKLSVAYEASDDEKGEGAKPPEAPGWEPPDWQQQLVNIRTMRSGKDAPVDQLGAEHCYDPSAPPKVRRYQVLLSLMLSSQTKDQVTAGAMQRLRARGLTVDSVLQTDDSTLGALIYPVGFWRSKVKFIKQTSAILQQRYGGDIPSSVAELVALPGVGPKMAHLAMAVAWGAVSGIGFGAGKTRAPGLGLASTPCEEPVLSPAAVDTHVHRIANRLGWTKTATKSPEKTRAALEAWLPRCGRVGAGGAALSLPPPLTSHLHRELWSEINGLLVGFGQQTCLPVHPRCQACLNRSLCPAARSLGGP, via the exons ATGTGTAGTGCACAGAAGTTTGTCATGCGCATGGCTGGCGTGAGGATGGTGACCCGaagccggagccggagccggggCTCGGGGGCCGggccgcggggggcgggggaggaggccACGCCGGTGCGGAAGGGAGAGGCGAATGCAG aaggaaagaaaagccatgGTCTCGCAAAGCGCCAGCGGAAGACGCAGAAACTGAGTGTCGCCTATGAAGCCTCAGATGATGAGAAAGGAGAAGGCGCCAAACCCCCAGAGGCACCAGGCTGGGAGCCCCCAGACTGGCAGCAGCAGCTGGTGAACATCCGCACCATGAGGAGCGGGAAGGACGCACCTGTGGACCAGCTGGGTGCTGAGCACTGCTATGACCCCAGTGCACCCCCAAAG GTGCGGAGATACCAGGTACTGCTGTCCCTGATGCTCTCCAGCCAAACCAAAGACCAGGTGACAGCAGGCGCCATGCAGCGGCTGCGAGCTCGGGGCCTGACGGTGGACAGCGTCCTGCAGACGGATGACAGCACGCTGGGCGCACTCATCTATCCCGTAGGCTTCTGGAGG AGCAAGGTGAAGTTCATCAAGCAGACCAGTGCCATCTTGCAGCAGCGTTATGGCGGGGACATCCCATcttcagtggcagagctggtggCACTGCCAGGCGTTGGGCCCAAGATGGCGCACTTGGCTATGGCGGTGGCCTGGGGCGCCGTATCTGGCATCG GGTTTGGAGCGGGGAAGACTCGGGCTCCAGGCCTGGGTCTGGCCAGCACGCCCTGTGAAGAGCCGGTCCTGTCTCCTGCAGCGGTGGACACGCACGTGCACAGAATCGCCAACAGACTCGGGTGGACCAAGACGGCGACCAAGTCCCCAGAGAAGACCCGTGCGGCGCTGGAGGCCTGGCTGCCCCGGTgcggcagggtgggggctggcggggctgccctcagcctccctcccccactgaccTCTCACCTTCACAGGGAGCTTTGGAGTGAGATCAACGGACTGTTGGTGGGCTTCGGCCAGCAGACATGTCTGCCCGTCCACCCGCGTTGCCAGGCCTGCCTCAACCGAAGCCTGTGCCCAGCTGCACGGAGCCTCGGTGGGCCGTGA
- the NTHL1 gene encoding endonuclease III-like protein 1 isoform X7 translates to MCSAQKFVMRMAGVRMVTRSRSRSRGSGAGPRGAGEEATPVRKGEANAEGKKSHGLAKRQRKTQKLSVAYEASDDEKGEGAKPPEAPGWEPPDWQQQLVNIRTMRSGKDAPVDQLGAEHCYDPSAPPKVRRYQVLLSLMLSSQTKDQVTAGAMQRLRARGLTVDSVLQTDDSTLGALIYPVGFWRSKVKFIKQTSAILQQRYGGDIPSSVAELVALPGVGPKMAHLAMAVAWGAVSGIAVDTHVHRIANRLGWTKTATKSPEKTRAALEAWLPRELWSEINGLLVGFGQQTCLPVHPRCQACLNRSLCPAARSLGGP, encoded by the exons ATGTGTAGTGCACAGAAGTTTGTCATGCGCATGGCTGGCGTGAGGATGGTGACCCGaagccggagccggagccggggCTCGGGGGCCGggccgcggggggcgggggaggaggccACGCCGGTGCGGAAGGGAGAGGCGAATGCAG aaggaaagaaaagccatgGTCTCGCAAAGCGCCAGCGGAAGACGCAGAAACTGAGTGTCGCCTATGAAGCCTCAGATGATGAGAAAGGAGAAGGCGCCAAACCCCCAGAGGCACCAGGCTGGGAGCCCCCAGACTGGCAGCAGCAGCTGGTGAACATCCGCACCATGAGGAGCGGGAAGGACGCACCTGTGGACCAGCTGGGTGCTGAGCACTGCTATGACCCCAGTGCACCCCCAAAG GTGCGGAGATACCAGGTACTGCTGTCCCTGATGCTCTCCAGCCAAACCAAAGACCAGGTGACAGCAGGCGCCATGCAGCGGCTGCGAGCTCGGGGCCTGACGGTGGACAGCGTCCTGCAGACGGATGACAGCACGCTGGGCGCACTCATCTATCCCGTAGGCTTCTGGAGG AGCAAGGTGAAGTTCATCAAGCAGACCAGTGCCATCTTGCAGCAGCGTTATGGCGGGGACATCCCATcttcagtggcagagctggtggCACTGCCAGGCGTTGGGCCCAAGATGGCGCACTTGGCTATGGCGGTGGCCTGGGGCGCCGTATCTGGCATCG CGGTGGACACGCACGTGCACAGAATCGCCAACAGACTCGGGTGGACCAAGACGGCGACCAAGTCCCCAGAGAAGACCCGTGCGGCGCTGGAGGCCTGGCTGCCCCG GGAGCTTTGGAGTGAGATCAACGGACTGTTGGTGGGCTTCGGCCAGCAGACATGTCTGCCCGTCCACCCGCGTTGCCAGGCCTGCCTCAACCGAAGCCTGTGCCCAGCTGCACGGAGCCTCGGTGGGCCGTGA
- the NTHL1 gene encoding endonuclease III-like protein 1 isoform X3, with protein sequence MCSAQKFVMRMAGVRMVTRSRSRSRGSGAGPRGAGEEATPVRKGEANAGLQDPGCAGPREGKKSHGLAKRQRKTQKLSVAYEASDDEKGEGAKPPEAPGWEPPDWQQQLVNIRTMRSGKDAPVDQLGAEHCYDPSAPPKVRRYQVLLSLMLSSQTKDQVTAGAMQRLRARGLTVDSVLQTDDSTLGALIYPVGFWRSKVKFIKQTSAILQQRYGGDIPSSVAELVALPGVGPKMAHLAMAVAWGAVSGIGFGAGKTRAPGLGLASTPCEEPVLSPAAVDTHVHRIANRLGWTKTATKSPEKTRAALEAWLPRELWSEINGLLVGFGQQTCLPVHPRCQACLNRSLCPAARSLGGP encoded by the exons ATGTGTAGTGCACAGAAGTTTGTCATGCGCATGGCTGGCGTGAGGATGGTGACCCGaagccggagccggagccggggCTCGGGGGCCGggccgcggggggcgggggaggaggccACGCCGGTGCGGAAGGGAGAGGCGAATGCAG GCCTCCAGGATCCAGGGTGTGCAGGACCCCGGG aaggaaagaaaagccatgGTCTCGCAAAGCGCCAGCGGAAGACGCAGAAACTGAGTGTCGCCTATGAAGCCTCAGATGATGAGAAAGGAGAAGGCGCCAAACCCCCAGAGGCACCAGGCTGGGAGCCCCCAGACTGGCAGCAGCAGCTGGTGAACATCCGCACCATGAGGAGCGGGAAGGACGCACCTGTGGACCAGCTGGGTGCTGAGCACTGCTATGACCCCAGTGCACCCCCAAAG GTGCGGAGATACCAGGTACTGCTGTCCCTGATGCTCTCCAGCCAAACCAAAGACCAGGTGACAGCAGGCGCCATGCAGCGGCTGCGAGCTCGGGGCCTGACGGTGGACAGCGTCCTGCAGACGGATGACAGCACGCTGGGCGCACTCATCTATCCCGTAGGCTTCTGGAGG AGCAAGGTGAAGTTCATCAAGCAGACCAGTGCCATCTTGCAGCAGCGTTATGGCGGGGACATCCCATcttcagtggcagagctggtggCACTGCCAGGCGTTGGGCCCAAGATGGCGCACTTGGCTATGGCGGTGGCCTGGGGCGCCGTATCTGGCATCG GGTTTGGAGCGGGGAAGACTCGGGCTCCAGGCCTGGGTCTGGCCAGCACGCCCTGTGAAGAGCCGGTCCTGTCTCCTGCAGCGGTGGACACGCACGTGCACAGAATCGCCAACAGACTCGGGTGGACCAAGACGGCGACCAAGTCCCCAGAGAAGACCCGTGCGGCGCTGGAGGCCTGGCTGCCCCG GGAGCTTTGGAGTGAGATCAACGGACTGTTGGTGGGCTTCGGCCAGCAGACATGTCTGCCCGTCCACCCGCGTTGCCAGGCCTGCCTCAACCGAAGCCTGTGCCCAGCTGCACGGAGCCTCGGTGGGCCGTGA